The genomic interval TCGGCATGGGTACCGACCAAGGCAAGACCTCGAACGTCAATGCCTTGGCGCTTCTTGCGCACGATACCGACAGCGATATCCCCTCGCTCGGCGTCACCACCTTTCGCCCGCCATACTCGCCGACAACGATCGGAGCACTCGCGGGGCGCGAGATTGCCGACTTCGGCGATCCGATCCGGCGCACGCCGATGCACCATTGGCACGAGCTTGCGGGCGCTCCCTTCGAGAATGTCGGCCAATGGAAACGACCCTGGTATTACTCCTATGCTGGGGAGGGCATGCACCACGCCGTCACCCGTGAATGTCTCGCCGTTCGACGGAGCGTCGGCATCGTCGATGCATCGACGCTCGGCAAAATCGACATCCATGGGCCAGACGCGGTCGAACTTCTCAACATGGTCTACACGAACGCATGGCACGATCTCGAGATCGGCCATTCACGGTACGGGCTGATGTGCGATGAGCAGGGGTTCGTGATCGATGACGGTGTGACCACGCGGCTCGGCCCCAATCACTATCTGATGACCACGACGACGGGAAACGCGGCGCGCGTTTTGGCGTGGCTCGAGGAGTGGTTGCAGTGCGAGTTCCTGAAATGGCGCGTCTACTGCACGTCCGTGACCGAGCAATGGGCAACGATAGCACTCGCCGGACCGAACGCGCGGCGCCTCTTGACCGAGCTTACGGCCGACATCGATCTCTCGCCAAACGCGTTTCCGCATATGACCGTGCGGAGCGGCCACGTCGCCGGGATTCCGGCGCGCGTTTTCCGGGTGAGTTTCACGGGCGAACTCTCCTACGAAATCAATGTGCCGGCGAGTTACGGCATGACGCTTTGGACGGCCTGCATGACCGCCGGTGCGCGCTACGGCATTACGCCGTTCGGCACCGAGTCGATGCATGTCCTGCGCGCCGAGAAAGGTTACATCATCGTCGGGCAGGACACCGACGGAACCGTAACCCCCCTCGATCTCGGTATGGGCTGGATCGTGTCCAAGAAGAAGCGGGACTTTCTCGGCAAGCGCGGCATGGCGCGTCCCGACCTTGCTCGCGCTGGACGCAAGCAGCTCGTCGGTCTTCGCGCGCACGATCCGAGCTTTGTGTTGCCGGAAGGGACCCACGCCGTGTCGGAGGTAAGGCGCAAGCCGCCCATGCCGATGATCGGCCACGTCACCTCGAGCTATATGAGCCCGATTTTGGAACGCTCCATTGCCTTGGCGTTGATCGTCGACGGGCGCAAGCGGAAGGGCGAATCGATCAGTCTCTCCTTGCTCGACGGCGCCGTCGTCCAGGCCGAGATCGTGGATCCGCGATTCTACGACCCCGATGGAGCGAAGCTCCATGGCTGAACAATATCGACGCCAAAGTGCCCTGGCCCACCTGAAGCTCGCCGCGCGCACGATGCTGCGCGAAGAGGCGGCGGTTTTGCTTTGCGACCGCGGGTTCGTCGGACAACTGAGCTTGCGCGGCAGTGGCGATAGCTCCTTCATGGCCGCCGTGGAAGCGGCAATCGGATTGGCTCCCCCTGCGACACCCAACCTGGTCGTGGAAAGTCGCGAGGCGCGGATTCTGTGGCTTGGGCCCGACGAGTGGCTCGTCGTGGTGGATGGCGAGAAATCGGAGGGATTTTGGCGATTGCTCGTCGAAAAGCTCGCGGATCAGCATGCGGCCGTCGCCGACGTGAGCGAGGCGCGCGCCGTGATCGGCCTGTCCGGTCCGAAGGCGCGAGAGACATTGGCCCACGGCTGTTCGCTCGACCTCCACCCGCGTGTCTTCGGGACTGGCCAATGCGCCCAAACGCTCCTTGCGCGCGTTCCCGTGATCATCCACCAACGCAGCAACGAGCCGAGCTTTGACCTCTACGTTCAGCGCAGCCTCGCCGAATATCTCTGGAATTGGCTTGAGGACGCAGCACGGCCTTATGGCGTGGCCGTGGTCGAAGGATAGCGCGGCCCAACCTTAGTCTTTTTCGGTTTTCACGGGGCCGCGCCGGCCCATTCGGTGCCGATCAAGGACGCTAAGAGCGCTCATATCGCGTGATTCGAGCCGCTGAGCCGAAATTAACCAATCCACGCACTTGTCGGTTTGTTAACGAGTCTGCGGTTCACTCGACGGGATTGCATCCCTCTGTCGAGCGGGTTTCATGCCGAGCGAAAGCGCCATAAGAACCGATGAACGCCCAAGGCCATCGAAAGATATCGATCCGGCGTGGCTGATCGATACAGCCATGCGCGGAACGCTCGGCGTCGGCTTTGCTTTGATCGCCGGTTTCTACGCGAGCAGCGCCATCGGCGTTGCGGGCCGGATCGAGCGGGCAGCACCCAGCCTTTCACTCGTGGCCGAGGTGCTTTCGATCGCGGTGATCGCCGCCTTTACCTTGCTCATGGCTTGGCTTTTCGTCATTCGTCTTCGCCCATTGCGCAAGTCGCATGGCGTCTGGCCACGCGTCTCGGCACTCGTTGGCGGGTTCTTGAATTTCTCGCTCTTGCTGTTGCCGCGGATCGCCGACCTGCCGATCGCTGCCAAGCTTTTTTCGAGCGCTCTCGTCATTTCGGGTAACGCGCTCGCAGTTGCAATCTTGTTTCAGCTTGGCCGTTCCTTCAGCATCATGCCGGAAGCGCGCCGCCTCGTGACCAGTGGCGCATACGGGATCGTGCGACATCCCCTCTATCTCGCGGAATTCGTTGCGACGGTTGGCGTCGGCATTCAATTCATGTCGGCTTGGGCGGTCGCGATCGTCGTAACTCAATTCGCATTCCAGATCGCGCGGATGCGCAATGAAGAACGGGTCCTGACTTCCTCCTTCCCCGAGTATGACGACTACCGTCGCCGGACCGCACGCCTTATTCCTGGAATTTACTGAACCTTCCAAAGTCTGCCAAACGGTGCGGCGATCGCGCGCTGGCGCACCGGCACCGTCGTCTGGCATAAATGTCTCCAAATTCGACCGGATCGGCGAGGGGACCGGATGCTCGCATTGCTCATGTCGGTTGCGGCGTTGCTGCTGGGTGCCGGCCTGCTCAACGCCGGAAACGGCGTTTTCACGACGTTCCTTTCCGTGCGCATGAGCCTGGAGGGCTTTCCCACCGAGGTCACCGGCTTGGTCATGACCGCTTATTACGTCGGCCTCGCCGTCGGAACGCGGCTCTCCGACCGTATAATCAACCGTGTCGGTCACATTCGCGCCTTCGCGGCGTTCGTCGCACTGGCGTCGGCGACCGTTCTGATCGCCGCCTTCTTCGTATCTCCTTACGTTTGGGGTGCGATGCGCGGCGTGCTCGGGTTCTGCTTTGCCGGACTCTTCATGATCGTCGAGAGCTGGCTCAATACGCGCGCGACCACGGCGACGCGAGGCAGGCTTTTCTCGAGTTACATGATGCTGAGCTATCTGTCGCTCGGCGGCGGACAACTCCTCCTCAACGTACGCGACCCGCGCGGCAACGATTTCTTCCTGATCGGCGTGCTCTTTTATTGCCTTGCGGCTTTGCCGGTGTCGCTCACGTCGTCGATGTCGCCCTCGCCGGTGCGAACGTCGCGGCTGGGCCTTCGCACCCTTTATCGGATTTCCCCACTCGGCATACTCGCATGCATCGGTTCGGGACTCGCCAATTCGGCGCTTTACGGCATGGGTCCGGTTTTCGCCCATGGTAGCGGCTTCTCGCTCGCCGAGACGTCCTATTTCATGGGCGCCGCGGTGCTGAGCGGGCTCCTTCTTCAATATCCAGTCGGCCGATTGTCGGATCGATACGACAGGCGTGCGGTGATCATCGCGGTCGTGCTTCTAAGCGCGGCGGCAAGCGTGGGACTCGTTCTGCTGACCGGGCAAGACAAGCTTGCCCTCGTCGCGCTTGTGTGTGTGTACGGTGGATTCTCGTTCACGCTCTATCCGCTCGGCGTCTCCCATGCGAACGATTTTCTCGACGCGAAGGACGCGGTCAAGGCGGCCGGCGGTTTGATCCTGGCTTGGGGCATGGGGGCGAGCGTTGGACCGCTGGCGGCATCGGCGATCATGGGGGTCCTCGGTCCGAGGGGCTTGTTCGTTTTCGTTGCGGCAGTGGACATCGTGTTGGCGATTTTCGCACTCTGGCGCATGACGCGCCGGCCGACTGTCCCCGCACAGGCGAAGGGCGCATTCACACCGCGAGGCGGCATGACGCCGGTCGGCGCCGAGGCGGCCAAGGCTCACCATGCGGAGGAACCGGAACCGGTTGCTTGACCACCGACGGATTGCCGCCCGAACCCAGTTGTCAATGCCGTGCTGCAGCCACCGCGCGCCGCCAGCCGCCGATCAGGCGCTCGCGCAAGGAAGCGGGCATGCGCGGCTCGAATAACCGATCCTGCCGCCAGTGCTTGGCAAGGTCGGTCGAGCGGTAGAACCCGCAGTACATCCCGGCAAGATAAGCCGCACCGAGGGATGTCGTCTCACCGACCACCGGGCGCGCCACGGGAAGATCGAGCACGTCGGAGAGGAATTGCAGCATCCAGTCGTTCCTGACCATGCCGCCATCGACCCGGAGGGCGACCGGACGGGCGGCACCGTCCGCCGCCATCGCGGTCATGAGGTCATGGGTCTGGTAGGCTACCGCTTCGAGGGCGGCGCGCACGAGTTCGGCAGTACCGCTGTCGCGGCTAAGCCCCACGATGGCAGCTCGCGCATCCGGGTCCCAATAGGGCGCCCCCAAGCCGGTGAAGGCTGGAACGAGATAGACGTCGCGATTGTCCGGAAGGCTTTCGGCGAACGCCTGGCTCTCGCTCGCAGTCCCGATCAGGCCGAGCTTGTCGCGGAGCCACTGGATCGCAGCCCCCGCGACGAAGATGCTGCCCTCGATCGCGTATTGGGTCTCCGCCTTCGGAAGCCGATAGCAGACGGTGGTGAGCAGCTTGTTCCGCGAGCGCACCGCGGCAGCACCCGTATTGAGTAGGATAAAAGCACCGGTGCCGTATGTCGCCTTCACCATGCCTGGTGCGAGGCAAGCCTGTCCGACGGTGGCCGCTTGCTGGTCTCCGGCCATCCCGGTAATGGGAATCGAGCTACCCAATAGATCGGGGACGGTTTCGCCGAATGCCGTGACGTTGGCGTGGACCGTCGGCATCATCGCACGCGGAATGCGCAGCAGGGCGAGCATTTCGTCGTCCCATTCCAGGCGGTGAATATCGAAAAGGAGCGTGCGCGACGCATTGGTCACGTCCGTCGCGTGCACCTGGCCGCCGGTCAGACGCCACAAAAGGAAGCTATCGACGGTGCCGAACGCAAGTTGGCCCCGTTCGCTCATCTCGCGCGCACCCGGCACGTTATCGAGAAGCCAGGCGATCTTCGTCCCCGAAAAATAGGGATCGAGGAGGAGGCCGGTCTTTGCCTGAACGGTTTCACCCAATCCGTCCTCGGCAAGGCGGCGACACTGCTCGGTCGTGCGACGATCCTGCCAGACGATGGCGTTGTGGATCGGACGGCCCGTCCTTCGCTCCCAAACGACTGTGGTCTCGCGCTGATTGGTAATGCCGATTGCGGCGATTGCCTGCGATTGGATTCCGCTCACCTCGATTGCACGCTTGGACACTTCGAGAACGGAGCGCCAAATCTCCTCCGGATCGTGCTCGACCCATGCTGGCCGGGGATAGAGTTGCCCGATTTCCCTTTGCGAAATGCCGCGAGGATGCCCTTCGTGATCGAAAAGCATCGCGCGCGTGCTCGTCGTTCCCTGATCGATCGCGAGAATGTAGCGGCCCTCGGTCATGAATCTCCTCGCCGGTCGTCGCCATGAGACTTTGCGGCCGGGACGACCGGGCCGCACGTCATCAATTATGTGCCGGTCATTTCAACGGGGCGCAAGACGAGAACTGCAAATCCGGCCCTGAAATGCGGCCGAGGAGCAGTGTCTCGGGCGCTACTCGGGTGGCGACAGCGAAGATCAACGGCAGATCGTGTCCGTGTTGGATGACCTGCTGGGCACCGACTTCGACATCGACCGTTGGGAGCGGCGCTTGCGGAAGACGACCGGGAACATCGTTCGGGAGCACCGTGCGGCGATCAAACGCGTGACAAACCTGCTCGTCAGGCAGGGAACGCTGACCGCCGATGATGTGGAACGCGAGATCGACGCGGTTAGGAACGTCACGCCTACGGTGCTTCCGTAGTGTCACTCTGAATATGCGACTATCTTAACCGGCAAATTCCAAACTAGGGCGTGGACTCATTAGCGCGTAGCCATATTCGGATTGATGCGAGCTTGATGAACGCCAGATAGTTGGCTGCGAGTTTGTCGTACCGGGTCGCGACACGCCGACATTGCTTGATCTTGTTGAAGGACCGTTCGATCAAGTTCCGCGCACGATACAGATTCGGGCTGAAGCAGATCGGGTCTTTGCGATTTCGTTTCGGAGGAATATTCGCCCATGCTCCTTGCCGGCGGGCAAACTCCCTGATCCAGTCCGCGTCGTATCCACGATCCGCGAGCAACATCGTTTGTGGAAGCAGGGCGCTGAGGAGAACCGAACACAGCCGATTGTCATGCGCTTCGCCCGGCGTGAGAGCGAGATGGACCGGCAGGCCATTGGTGTCCACCACCGCGTGAATCTTGCTCGTCAGACCCCCTCGCGAGCGACCCATATCTTGATGATTGTTGTCCGCAATACAAGCTCCGTGCTGGTGCACGCGCACTGCGGAGGTGTCGGTCATCTGCACCGCCGCGTCATGACCGGCGGCCAACGCATCCATGATCTGGTCCCACACGCCAGCCCGTCGCCAACGAACGAAGCGATTGTAACAAGTGGTGCGGGGACCATAGGTCTCAGGCAGGTCGCACCACGGCGCACCTGAACGGAGGACCCAAAAGATGCCGTTGAGCACGCGACGGTCTTACACGCCGAACGCCACGTGGCTTGTTCGGCAGCATCGGTTTGATGGCGGTCCATTCATAATCGCTGAGTTCGTAGCGCATGATTCGAAGCTCCAGTTTCGGAGCTTGAATCATGTTCGCGGCGATACCATCAAGCCGCATTGGCCCTTCGGGGTGCCGCTAATGCTCTGAATACACATTTGCTTTCGGCGGCATAGCGGACATGGCCGGACTTGCAACTGGTTCGACCCGGTCGCGAATGACCCATCTCGGAAGTGAGGGGCGCATCGCAGTCGTAATGCCGGCGACGCAGCGGATCACGCCGCGGGCAGCCGCTTGGCATGTTTGGTGCCGGGGTCACTACTATGCTGCGAATTTTTCGCATAAACTCGCGGTCGACTTGGTCCAGTGGCGTGGTTGGCTCGCGATAAACCCGCGAGAAGAGGCCGCGATGCAGCAGATTGCGGACTGGCTGGAAAAGCTCGGTCTCGGGCAATACGCTCAGCGTTTTGCCGAGAATGAGATTGATATTTCCGTGCTCCCCCATCTTAGCGATCAGGACCTCAAGGACATCGGCGTTCCGCTGGGGCATCGGAGGAAATTACTCGCGGCCATTACTGAGTTTGATGGCGCTGCCCGTGCAACTCCTGAACCTGCTTTGCAAACGGAAGCGAAGACCCAAGACACCGCCGAGCGCCGCCAAGTCACGGTAATGTTCTCAGACCTGGCCGGTTCGACTGCGCTCTCAGCCCGCATGGACCCAGAGGACTTGCGCGAGGTAATTTCGGTCTATCAGAAAAGCGTTGCCGAGACGGTGCGCCGCTTCGACGGGTTCGTGGCGAAATACATGGGCGACGGCGTGCTGATCTACTTCGGCTATCCCCAAGCACATGAGGATGACGCGGAGCGGGCGGTGCGAGCCGGACTAGAGGTGGTCACGGCGGTTGCGGGGCTAAAGGCACCAGTTTCGTTGCAAACACGGATCGGCATTGAGACCGGATTAGTAGTTGTCGGCGACCTGATCGGTTCGGGCGAGGCGCAGGAACGCGGCATCGTCGGCGAGACACCGAATCTGGCGGCACGCCTCCAAGGGATCGCCGAGCCGAACACGGTGGTCATCGGCGAAGGAACCCGGAGACTTCTTGGCAATCTGTTTGAGTTCGAGGACCTCGGGGCGAAAAACCTCAAGGGTATCGCCGGGCCAGTGCGAGCCTGGGCGGCGCTGCGGGCTAGTTCGGCGGAAGGCCGCTTCGAGGCGCTTCACGCCAGCGGCCTGACCGCGCTGGTCGGACGGGAAGAAGAAACCGAACTGCTGCTGCGGCGCTGGGCGAGAGCTAAGAGCGGCGAAGGCCAGGTGGCGCTCCTTTCCGGCGAGGCCGGTATCGGCAAATCGCGGCTCGCCGCCGCGATACTGGAAAACCTCGCCGGTGAGCCGCACACGCGGCTGCGTTATTTCTGCTCGCCGCAGCACACCGACAGCGCGTTTTATCCGATCATCGGCCAGATGGAACGCGCCGCTGGACTGACGTACGACGACACGCCGCCAGCGAAGCTCGACAAGCTCGATCTTCTGCTGGCGCCGACTTCGACCCCCAAACAGGAAGCCGCACTCTTTGCCGAGATGCTGTCGCTGCCGAACGACGGCCGCTATCCCGCGCTCGATCTGCCGCCGCCGCAGCGCCGGCAAAGAACACTGGAAGCGCTGATTGCGCAGATCGAGGCGCTGACACGCTCCGCTCCGGTGCTGATGATCTTCGAGGATGCGCATTGGACCGACCCAACCAGCTTGGAAGCGTTCGGTCGAGCAGTGGACCGGATTCGGACCCTTCGCGTGTTGTTGATCGTGACGTACCGGCCGGAATTCGAACCGCCTTGGATTGGACGACCGCACGTGACCGCGCTGACCATCAATCGGTGGGCGGAGCGCGACATCGACGCCATGATCGACGGCGTGGTCGGCAACAAACATCTGCCGAGGAGCGTCCGGCAAGACATCATCGAGCGCAGCGACGGCATTCCACTGTTCGTGGAAGAGATGACCAAGGCGGTATTGGAAGCAGCCAACGAGGGAACGGCGGAACGCGTGGTTGCAGTTATCCCATCGCCGTCGGTTGCGGTTCCTGCGAGCCTCCACGCCTCGCTGATGGCACGCCTCGACCGGCTTGGCCCGGCCAAGGAGTTGGCGCAGATCGGGGCTGCAATCGGCCGGGAGTTCTCTCACGGCCTAATGGCCGCGGTGGCAGGCAAACCGGAGGCGGAAGTCCAGCCGGCGCTCGACCGCCTTGTTGCCGCCGGCCTGTTGTTCCGACAGGGATCGCCGCCACATGCGACCTACCTGTTCAAACATGCGCTGGTGCAGGACGCTGCCTATGGCACGTTGCTGCGCGGCCCGCGTCAGGAACTGCACGCGCGGATCGCAGCTGCCATCGAAACAGGGATGCCGGAGCGCGTTGAGCGCGAGCCGGATTTGCTAGCCTATCACTATGCGGAGGCCGGGCAGCCGGATACGGCGGCCGGCTATTGGCTTGCCGCCGGTCGGCTCGCAGCCCGGCGTTCGGCGAACAGCGAAGCGGTTGCCCATCTGAGGCGCGGAATCGCCGCGGTGCGCGGGCTGCCGGAGACCTTGGAGCGTAACCGCCTGGAACTGGCATTGCAGCTGGCGCTTGGCCCGGCGCTGGTGTCAAGCCGTGGGTTCGGTGACGCCGAGGCGTCGACCGGCTATCAGCGCGCCGCCGAACTGGCTCGGCGGCTCGGCGACGATCGCGACCGATTTGCCGCAACCTGGGGGTTGTGGATCACGATCCGGGCGAAGAGCGCTAGCGACCACATGCGCCTACGGCTCCAGTATTTGGGCGAAATGGTCGAGGCCGCCGAGCGGACTGGCGATGCCGAACTGCTGCTGCAAGCCCATCATTCCTCTTGGTCGACACGCATCTGGAATGGAGAATTCGCCAGCGCCAGCGAGCACGTGCGCTCCGGGCTTGCGCTCTACGACTCGGAAAGGCATCACCACCATGCGCTGATGTACGGCGGTCACGATCCAGGGGTCTGCGGCAACGGACAGGGTGCAGTCGCTCTGTGGGCGCTGGGCTGGCCCGATCGGGCCGTGCAGAGCGCCCGCGAAAGCATCGTGTTGGGTGAGACCTTGGATCATATGCCGAGCCTCCTTCACTCGCTGCGGTTCGCTACCAGCGTTTATTTTCTGCGGCGGCAAGCGGCTGACGTACTGGCGTGCAGTGCGCGACTGCTGGCGCTAGGTAGCGAGCATGGCCTGAAAATGTACGAGGCGATCGGCGGCGTCTTTCATGGGTGGGCGCTCATTCAACAGCTTGACGCGCAAGCCGGCCTGGCCGAATTGCGCGCGGCTGTCGCCACCTATGCCACCACTGCGCATATGAACTTGGACCTTTACCGCGCCATCTTGGCCGAAGCCGAACTGCGAGCCGGCAATTTTGAGGAGGGCACGGCGATCCTGATCCAAGGTGAACTAAGTACTGACGAATGGTGGCGGGCGGGGTATCTCCGCTTGCGCGGCGACTTGCTGCTACGCGGCTCTAACGACGACCGAGGTGCAGCTGAGCGACGATATCGCCAAGCAATCAGCGTTGCGGCGGGGCAGCAGGCCAAGTCGCTTGAACTGCGCGCCGCGACAAGCCTAGCGATGCTGTTGGGCGAACAGGGGAAGCGCAGCGAGGGTTATGCCGCGCTGGCTCCGGTCTATGGCTGGTTCACTGAAGGCTTCGGCACGCTGGATCTGAAAGAGGCTAAGGCGTTGCTCGGTGAGCTGCACCCTTGAGGGCTTGATCTTGGCGAAACTCAGTGAATTTCCAGTCTAGGGCGTTCCTGACACCTTGAGTATTTCGATCAGCTTGCGGTCACGCCAGCGTTGCAGATCGCCGATGCTGCGCGAACCGGCCTCCGCCGCAACGCCATCGATGATCAATTGGCGCACGGGCTCGGTAAGTCGCGTCGCACCGAGATCGTCCATCCAGTTCTGCATCGGGCCGGCGAGATGCGTCATGAAATGCGTCATGCCGCCTTCGCCCCCGGCGAGGTGAAATGTCAGGTGGGGCCCCATCAGTGCCCAGCGTAGGCCGGGGCCGAAGGCGATTGCGGCATCGACATCGGCGACCGAGGCCACGCCTTCCGCCACCAGGTGAATTGCTTCGCGCCACAGCGCCGCCTGCAACCGGTTGGCCACATGGCCACGCACTTCCTTCCTGATTTGGACAGGGCGCTTGCCGAGCTCGTGGTAGAAATCCATTGCCGCAGCGAGCGCTCGCGCCGATGTTTTTGCGCCGCCGACCACCTCGACCAGCGGGATGAGATGGGGCGGATTGAAGGGATGGCCGATCACGCAGCGTTGTGGGTGCTTGCATTTGGCGCTCACGCGGCTGATCAGCAGGCCCGACGAGCTTGACGCAATCACCGTGTCATCCGGCAGGGCGGCATCAATCTCGGCGAACAACTCGATTTTCAAATCCTCGCGCTCCGGCCCGTTTTCCTGAACGAACTCTGCACCGTTGACGGCCGCGGCCACGCCGCGGTGGAAACTCATACGTTGGGCGCTTGCGCCGGGCACGACCAGCCCGAGCTGTTGCAGTGTCGGCCAGGCATTGTTGACGAAGTGGCGGGCAAAGTCTTCCGCACCGGCCGCCGGATCGGTGGCGGCCACCTCGAAGCCGCGCGCGAGGAAGATGGCTGCCCAGCTGGCGCCGACGGTGCCAGCGCCGATTACCGCTACGCGACGTGTCATGGCAAACTCGCTGTTGGCGTTGTTTAGGAAATCCGGATAGCCAAGCGGGATGTTAGGCATTTTCGGCTGCGATTAGAAGACTCGATTCATCTGATGGAGAGCGCCGCCGGACGCTACACATGTCCGCCAGCGTTTTGTCAAAGATAATCAACGCTGCTATCGCCGTAGTCGGTATCGATATCGGCAAGAATGCTTTCCATGTCGTGGGCCAGGATGAGCGCGGCGGCATCGTGCTGCATCAGAAATGGTCGCGTGGCCAGTTAGCGGCACGCTTTGCCTCCATGCCGCCGTGCCTAGTCGGTGCGCATCACCTCAGTCGCCGGCTTAAAGCGAAGGGACAGAAGAACGACTTCCGCGACGCCGTGGCGGTGCAACGGCCAACGATGAAGTTCGTTGCCACCAAGACCGCCGATCAACTCGACCTGCGGGCTATGCACCGGGGGCAAGAGCGGCTAGTCAGCCAGCCCACCGGCATCATCAATCAGATCCGTGCCTTCCTGCTGGAGCGCGGTGTTGCGGTGCGATAGGGACAACGCTTCTTGCGAGCCGAGCTACCGCGCATGCTTGCGCTAAATTGCTGCGGTACATGAGTCTCTTGTTGGCCCATCGCGAGCCATTGCGCTGCTGCACGAACTTGGTCGCTATAGGAGCAAAGCAGACGTAGCCTGCGTCGCAGCAGGCCGCCGGGTTTATGGGTACACGGCCTAGAGAAAAATAGAGAGGAGGGACTAAGATGAGACACGCGATTGTCGGCGGTTTGGCAGTAATTCTCAGCCTCGCCGTGTCGAACTCTGGAAAGGCGCAGCCCATGACGACATCGACTCCAACGACGAGAATTCTTGCTATCGGAACCATCAATCCAGGTACTGATCAAGCCAAGGTTCTTGCGATACTACCGAACGAAGTGCGGGAGACGGTCAACCTCTATTTGGATGGCAAGATCGAGCAGTGGTATTCGCTCCAGGATCGCCGGGGCGTCGCATTCATCCTGAATGTCACGGACCCCGCAGCAGCACACGAGATGCTTGAAGATCTACCGCTGGGTCGTGCTCATTTGATGAGTTTCGAACTGATCGCTCTCGGCCCGCTCAATCCGCTTCGCCAACTCTCTGGAATGACCCCTAAACATTAGCGAGCGCACCGGCGTTTTCGCGCGCTGCAAAGAAGATCAGCGAAGACATCGTGCTCAATACGCACAACAAAGAGATTTCGTCACCTATCAACCGGGATTCTCCAGATGAACCGCCGCTCAGCGGCTCCTGGGCGACACACCCAGACCTTACCCGTTCCCATCGGGGACTTCGAGATCACGCGTCTGTAGGATTGAGCGCGGCGCGGCGCGGCCCTCTGGACTAATCGGGCATTGCGCCGGTAGATTGCCCATACATACCCTGTAGTTCACACATCGAAGTGTCTCGTCAACGTATTGATTTTATTTTGTTAATTGAGATTCACTGATTAAATGACTATGAACCGGGAGCGCAAAGGAGGAGGCGTTGACATGGCCGGCATCCTGCTCGAAGGGGACAACGTGACGGAGGCGGAGCGTGCAGCCCATGCCCGGGCGATTTCGGCGGAAAAGCGCAAGGCGTCGCTCAAGCGGGCAGCCGAATTGAAGGCGACGGTCGGCGTGCAGAAGCTCGGCAAGGCGCTGCAGGT from Alphaproteobacteria bacterium carries:
- a CDS encoding adenylate/guanylate cyclase domain-containing protein, which produces MQQIADWLEKLGLGQYAQRFAENEIDISVLPHLSDQDLKDIGVPLGHRRKLLAAITEFDGAARATPEPALQTEAKTQDTAERRQVTVMFSDLAGSTALSARMDPEDLREVISVYQKSVAETVRRFDGFVAKYMGDGVLIYFGYPQAHEDDAERAVRAGLEVVTAVAGLKAPVSLQTRIGIETGLVVVGDLIGSGEAQERGIVGETPNLAARLQGIAEPNTVVIGEGTRRLLGNLFEFEDLGAKNLKGIAGPVRAWAALRASSAEGRFEALHASGLTALVGREEETELLLRRWARAKSGEGQVALLSGEAGIGKSRLAAAILENLAGEPHTRLRYFCSPQHTDSAFYPIIGQMERAAGLTYDDTPPAKLDKLDLLLAPTSTPKQEAALFAEMLSLPNDGRYPALDLPPPQRRQRTLEALIAQIEALTRSAPVLMIFEDAHWTDPTSLEAFGRAVDRIRTLRVLLIVTYRPEFEPPWIGRPHVTALTINRWAERDIDAMIDGVVGNKHLPRSVRQDIIERSDGIPLFVEEMTKAVLEAANEGTAERVVAVIPSPSVAVPASLHASLMARLDRLGPAKELAQIGAAIGREFSHGLMAAVAGKPEAEVQPALDRLVAAGLLFRQGSPPHATYLFKHALVQDAAYGTLLRGPRQELHARIAAAIETGMPERVEREPDLLAYHYAEAGQPDTAAGYWLAAGRLAARRSANSEAVAHLRRGIAAVRGLPETLERNRLELALQLALGPALVSSRGFGDAEASTGYQRAAELARRLGDDRDRFAATWGLWITIRAKSASDHMRLRLQYLGEMVEAAERTGDAELLLQAHHSSWSTRIWNGEFASASEHVRSGLALYDSERHHHHALMYGGHDPGVCGNGQGAVALWALGWPDRAVQSARESIVLGETLDHMPSLLHSLRFATSVYFLRRQAADVLACSARLLALGSEHGLKMYEAIGGVFHGWALIQQLDAQAGLAELRAAVATYATTAHMNLDLYRAILAEAELRAGNFEEGTAILIQGELSTDEWWRAGYLRLRGDLLLRGSNDDRGAAERRYRQAISVAAGQQAKSLELRAATSLAMLLGEQGKRSEGYAALAPVYGWFTEGFGTLDLKEAKALLGELHP
- a CDS encoding 3-hydroxyacyl-CoA dehydrogenase NAD-binding domain-containing protein, with the protein product MTRRVAVIGAGTVGASWAAIFLARGFEVAATDPAAGAEDFARHFVNNAWPTLQQLGLVVPGASAQRMSFHRGVAAAVNGAEFVQENGPEREDLKIELFAEIDAALPDDTVIASSSSGLLISRVSAKCKHPQRCVIGHPFNPPHLIPLVEVVGGAKTSARALAAAMDFYHELGKRPVQIRKEVRGHVANRLQAALWREAIHLVAEGVASVADVDAAIAFGPGLRWALMGPHLTFHLAGGEGGMTHFMTHLAGPMQNWMDDLGATRLTEPVRQLIIDGVAAEAGSRSIGDLQRWRDRKLIEILKVSGTP